One region of Ictalurus punctatus breed USDA103 chromosome 6, Coco_2.0, whole genome shotgun sequence genomic DNA includes:
- the LOC108266096 gene encoding zinc-binding protein A33 gives MGSKFLCSLHSEKLKLFCLDDQQPVCVVCRDSRKHTNHKFCPIDEAVTDFKEELKTALKPLQEKLKIFKDCNLNWSQSADHIKIQAQHTERKIKEEFEKLHQFLRDEEAVRIAALREEKEQKSQMMKEKIEKLSRDISSLSDTIRAIEEEMRAEDVSFLQNYKATVKRAQCTLQHPEELSGALIHVAKHLANLKFRVWEKMQDIVQYTPVTLDPNTTHPKLIVSNDLTSVRRSDEHQKLPDNPERFDEFPCILGSEGFNSGTHCWDVKVGESTVWAVGVMAESAQRKGKVNSRSGLWYVRYYEGKYRACATPELSTPLSAVQKLQRIRVQLDLDKGKLSFSDALTNTHIYTFTHTFTEKMLPLINVVCEVSPLKIVSLQYSVRVN, from the exons ATGGGTTCTAAGTTTCTCTGCAGTCTGCACAGTGAGAAACTCAAACTCTTCTGTCTGGACGATCAACAgccggtgtgtgtggtgtgtcggGATTCAAGAAAACACACCAACCACAAATTCTGCCCCATTGATGAGGCAGTAACAGACTTCAAG GAGGAGCTCAAAACTGCACTGAAGCCCCtacaggagaaactgaagatcTTTAAAGACTGTAATCTGAACTGGAGTCAGAGTGCAGATCATATAAAG ATTCAGGCCCAACACACGGAGCGGAAGATTAAGGAGGAGTTTGAGAAGCTTCACCAGTTTCTACGAGATGAAGAGGCAGTCAGGATCGCTGCACTGAGAGAGGAAAAGGAGCAGAAGAGTCAgatgatgaaggagaagatTGAGAAGCTGAGCAGAGACATATCGTCTCTTTCAGACACAATCAGAGCCAtagaagaggagatgagagctGAAGACGTCTCGTTTTTACAA aactaCAAGGCCACGGTGAAAAG AGCCCAGTGTACACTGCAGCATCCTGAGGAGCTTTCAGGAGCGCTGATCCATGTGGCAAAACATCTGGCCAACCTGAAGTTCAGAGTCTGGGAGAAGATGCAGGACATTGTCCAATACA caCCCGTAACTCTGGACCCCAACACTACTCATCCTAAACTCATTGTATCCAATGATCTGACCAGTGTGAGACGCAGTGATGAGCATCAGAAGCTTCCTGAtaatccagagagatttgatgAATTTCCATGCATCCTGGGCTCTGAGGGGTTTAACTCAGGGACACACTGCTGGGATGTCAAAGTGGGAGAAAGTACAGTGTGGGCTGTAGGTGTAATGGCAGAATCTGCTCAGAGGAAGGGTAAGGTAAACTCCAGAAGTGGACTCTGGTATGTGAGATATTATGAAGGTAAATATAGAGCATGTGCTACACCAGAGCTATCTACTCCTCTCTCAGCAGTACAGAAACTTCAGAGGATCAGAGTGCAGCTGGACTTGGACAAAGGAAAGCTGTCATTCTCTGATgctctcactaacacacacatatacactttcacacacacatttactgaaaaaatgctACCACTTATAAATGTTGTTTGTGAAGTGTCTCCACTGAAGATCGTCTCACTTCAATACTCTGTAAGAGTGAATTAG